A single window of Bacteroidota bacterium DNA harbors:
- a CDS encoding metallophosphoesterase, protein MKIQYCSDLHLEFVENKEFLIKNPITKKADILILAGDIVPFVALKNHNDFFDYLSDNYEYTYWVPGNHEFYYSDIAQNEGILNKKIRSNVYLVNNTSVDIKNAKLIFSTLWSKISHNNQWIIQQSLSDFHIIKDNTKLFTPDKYNFLHSESKSFIERELKHNMQEKTIVVTHHVPTFMNYPEIYKGDALSQAFATELFDLIEKSNIDYWIFGHHHKNISDFRIGKTLLATNQLGYVKYGEHLSFNRFEIIDTNK, encoded by the coding sequence ATGAAAATTCAATATTGTTCCGATTTACATTTGGAATTTGTTGAAAATAAGGAATTTCTAATAAAAAATCCCATAACTAAAAAGGCTGATATTTTGATATTGGCAGGGGATATTGTCCCATTTGTAGCATTGAAAAATCATAATGATTTTTTCGATTATCTATCCGATAATTATGAATATACGTATTGGGTTCCGGGAAATCATGAATTTTACTATTCAGATATTGCTCAAAATGAAGGTATTCTTAATAAAAAAATCAGAAGTAATGTTTATCTGGTTAATAATACATCAGTAGATATTAAAAATGCAAAACTTATTTTTTCGACTCTTTGGTCAAAGATTAGTCATAACAATCAATGGATTATTCAGCAAAGTTTATCCGATTTTCATATAATAAAAGATAATACAAAACTTTTTACACCAGATAAATATAATTTCTTGCACTCGGAGTCTAAATCTTTTATTGAAAGGGAGTTAAAACATAATATGCAAGAAAAAACCATAGTTGTAACACATCATGTTCCTACTTTTATGAACTACCCTGAAATATACAAAGGAGATGCTTTGAGTCAAGCTTTTGCCACAGAGCTATTTGATTTGATAGAAAAATCGAATATTGATTATTGGATTTTTGGGCATCATCATAAAAATATTAGTGATTTTAGAATTGGAAAAACTTTGCTGGCTACTAATCAATTAGGCTATGTGAAATATGGTGAACATTTATCATTTAACAGATTTGAGATAATCGACACTAACAAATAA
- a CDS encoding OmpA family protein, which translates to MRIITILLIAFTCVSVFSQGKYNKEILSKSVNSEYSEVSPIISPDGKTIYFVRVNHPKNTFGNEDSQDIWFSELDENDDWKAAKRMINPFNRNKYNDILNITPDGNKVLIKGVYKKGNLIGKGFSFIHKTERGWSEPEKLNIAVYESIDVGNYSGGFLSNDSRVLLMYFSEKIDGNICDLYISFLKKSGKWTKPKSLGKTVNAKKADDISPFLAPDGKTLYFSSDREGGFGSKDIYMTKRLDDSWKKWSEPVNLGKTINSAAWEAYYSLDVSGEFAYMVSSDKISRRGDIVRIRLKEEIRPDPVVIVTGVVYNSKTNLPVEASIVYSILAVGDECGVAKSNPNNGEYKIILPYGENYSFSANAEGYFAVSDNLNLTEIEEFKEIKKDLFLAPIEVGRKIRLNNIFFDYNKSSLREESFFELDKIYNLMNESPLMEIQIDGHTDNVGSPASNLVLSEERAEAVKNYIIKKGIDKKRITAKGFGEENPINSNETESGKQKNRRVEFTILKK; encoded by the coding sequence ATGAGAATTATAACAATATTGTTGATTGCATTTACGTGTGTTTCAGTGTTTTCGCAAGGAAAATATAATAAGGAAATATTAAGCAAATCTGTAAATTCAGAATATAGCGAAGTTAGCCCTATAATTTCGCCAGACGGAAAAACGATATACTTTGTGAGAGTTAATCACCCTAAAAACACTTTTGGGAATGAAGATAGTCAGGATATATGGTTTTCGGAACTGGACGAAAATGACGATTGGAAAGCTGCTAAACGAATGATTAATCCCTTCAATCGAAATAAATATAATGATATTCTGAATATTACACCAGACGGGAATAAGGTTTTGATAAAGGGAGTATATAAAAAAGGAAATCTTATAGGCAAAGGATTTTCGTTTATTCATAAAACAGAAAGAGGCTGGAGTGAGCCAGAAAAACTTAATATTGCGGTTTACGAAAGTATTGATGTTGGAAATTATTCGGGAGGATTTCTGTCGAACGACAGTCGGGTTTTGTTGATGTATTTTAGTGAAAAAATTGATGGAAATATTTGCGATTTGTACATAAGCTTTTTGAAAAAGAGTGGAAAATGGACCAAACCAAAAAGCCTTGGAAAAACAGTGAATGCAAAAAAGGCTGACGATATTTCTCCATTTTTAGCTCCTGACGGAAAAACCTTGTATTTTTCGAGCGATAGGGAAGGCGGATTTGGCAGCAAAGATATATACATGACAAAGCGTCTCGACGATTCATGGAAAAAGTGGAGCGAGCCTGTAAATTTGGGAAAGACAATAAATTCGGCAGCGTGGGAGGCATACTATTCCTTAGACGTAAGTGGGGAATTTGCCTATATGGTTTCGTCTGATAAAATTTCGCGGCGTGGAGATATTGTAAGAATTCGCTTGAAAGAGGAAATCAGACCAGATCCGGTAGTGATTGTTACAGGTGTTGTTTACAACTCGAAAACAAATCTACCTGTTGAAGCTTCTATTGTATATTCGATTCTCGCCGTAGGTGATGAATGTGGTGTAGCAAAAAGTAATCCGAATAATGGTGAATATAAAATTATTCTTCCTTATGGTGAAAATTATAGTTTTTCGGCAAATGCTGAAGGCTATTTTGCTGTGTCAGACAATTTGAATTTAACTGAAATAGAAGAGTTTAAGGAAATAAAAAAAGATTTATTTTTAGCACCAATTGAAGTAGGTCGTAAAATTCGTCTGAACAATATCTTTTTCGATTATAACAAAAGCAGCCTTCGTGAAGAGTCGTTTTTCGAGTTAGATAAAATTTATAATCTAATGAATGAAAGCCCTTTAATGGAAATTCAAATAGATGGACATACTGACAATGTTGGCTCGCCTGCATCGAATCTTGTTTTGTCGGAGGAGCGTGCAGAGGCTGTCAAAAATTATATCATTAAAAAAGGAATCGACAAAAAAAGGATAACTGCTAAAGGTTTTGGTGAAGAAAATCCAATAAATTCGAATGAAACCGAAAGTGGTAAACAAAAAAATCGTAGAGTAGAATTTACTATTTTGAAAAAGTGA
- a CDS encoding T9SS type A sorting domain-containing protein encodes AKNNKFLNTGANMTIGIPEDVWSNLPEVGDEILAYTSADELVGSIVFEGGNIALPVWGNDFTTNTIDGMENDEAITLKLWRASTEEVETIEVLSWTEGNEFYSDNKISIVKNMIIGNFDTYSLDQNIPNPYSETTTISFYLPESTNVKMNIYNILGEFVEEIISQDYEAGEHTIEFDSKDLSSGSYFYKIITDNFVATKQMNIEK; translated from the coding sequence CTGCAAAGAATAATAAATTCTTAAATACAGGAGCAAATATGACAATTGGTATTCCTGAGGATGTTTGGAGTAATCTACCTGAAGTAGGAGATGAAATCCTGGCATATACTTCAGCAGACGAATTAGTAGGTTCGATAGTGTTCGAAGGCGGAAATATTGCCCTACCAGTTTGGGGTAACGATTTCACTACAAACACAATAGATGGAATGGAAAATGATGAAGCAATTACATTGAAATTGTGGAGAGCCTCCACAGAGGAAGTTGAAACAATCGAAGTTTTAAGTTGGACAGAAGGAAATGAGTTTTATTCCGACAATAAAATAAGTATTGTAAAAAATATGATAATTGGTAATTTTGATACCTATTCTTTAGATCAGAATATTCCAAATCCATATTCAGAAACTACTACAATTAGCTTCTACTTACCAGAATCAACAAATGTAAAAATGAATATTTACAATATTTTAGGTGAGTTTGTAGAAGAGATTATATCTCAAGACTACGAAGCCGGTGAACACACTATAGAATTCGACTCTAAAGATTTATCTTCAGGATCTTACTTCTATAAAATTATTACCGACAATTTTGTAGCTACAAAACAAATGAATATTGAAAAATAA